In Tenebrio molitor chromosome 6, icTenMoli1.1, whole genome shotgun sequence, one genomic interval encodes:
- the LOC138133116 gene encoding uncharacterized protein, whose protein sequence is MHLKVLNSLNRPTNHWDDLLVHIITSKFDQITILAWESSLTNEIPTYQQLEDFMTQRCQTLESLQVTSLDLNAQKSDSKSKHFSNPPTKTIVATTCCFCKKSHNLYHCKDFLSLTIPQRISEIRKLKLCTNCLRESHKVESCTSSTCRKCSRKHNTLLHIETNDSDRNQISPSVSSTSSHCSYLKAQDVILSTALVKVFDCNGKPLQLRALLDSGSQSSFITESIADKLKLSFTHINVPVTGINESISTAKKLVELKIHSNITTFSATLTCLVSKKITERLPIVSINLSNFTVPPNIKLADPKFNVSSEIDLLIGSDLFWSLLSVGQIAANRKGPIFQKTQLGWIVGGHNYSWKNPTAVCTFSQVENDIQKFWQIEQFDTGSGVIKSADNICCEQQYRESVCRQPNGRFMVKLPLTQKRPVLGESRQAAIKRLKAVEHKFSKDPKLKADYTAFMNEYLKLSHMQIINDRLEPDNCYYLPHHPVYKRNDNQSAIRVVFDGSAKSTNGLSLNDNLLTGEMLQEELFAILTRFRTHQYVLTADIAKMYRMIDIHPEHRDYQRIVWKFSPEEPIKTYQLNTVTYGMTSSPFLAIRTLQELARSEAKNFPNSYKMILRDFYVDDLLTGSSTVEELHKIRDDVTEILRRGGFELRKFRTNEPQRNKSEKQELLSLAPQTNKKTLGLLWDNQHDVITFAYNDMSISRKITKRTVLSTISHLFDPIGLITPVTVTAKIILQRIWSLKLDWDESLPLDLHTTWVAFLRDFQFINQVQIPRKIISDRYPVNMQIHGFSDASQLSYGACVYLRCTMVDGTHSSNLICSKNRVAPLRPTTIPRLELCAAVLLIQLISKLKITLNLPISKYSYWTDSQIVIAWIKTEPHKLKTFIANRTSKIQESSDMSDWSYTGTFF, encoded by the coding sequence ATGCATTTGAAAGTTCTTAATTCATTAAACCGTCCTACAAATCATTGGGACGATTTATTGGTTCACATCATTACATCCAAATTTGATCAAATCACAATTCTTGCTTGGGAATCTTCATTAACAAATGAAATTCCTACATATCAACAACTTGAAGATTTCATGACGCAACGGTGTCAAACATTAGAATCATTGCAAGTAACGAGTTTAGATTTAAACGCACAAAAATCAGATTCcaaatcaaaacatttttcaaatcctCCTACGAAAACGATCGTTGCTACAACGTGCtgcttttgtaaaaaatctcataattTATATCACTGCAAAGATTTCCTATCATTGACAATTCCACAAAGAATCAGTGAAATTAGGAAACTAAAACTATGCACAAATTGCTTGCGAGAGTCTCATAAAGTCGAATCATGTACATCAAGCACCTGCCGCAAATGCTCAAGAAAACACAACACACTTCTACATATTGAGACAAATGACAGCGACAGAAATCAAATTTCACCTTCCGTTTCTAGTACATCCAGTCATTGTTCGTATCTAAAGGCACAGGACGTCATCTTGTCTACGGCCTTAGTGAAAGTTTTTGATTGCAACGGCAAACCCTTACAATTAAGAGCGTTACTGGATTCCGGATCACAGTCGAGCTTCATAACGGAATCTATTGCTGACAAATTAAAACTTTCGTTCACTCATATAAATGTGCCAGTAACGGGAATAAATGAAAGCATCAGCACAGCGAAAAAATTGGTAGAACTCAAAATCCATTCAAACATAACAACATTTTCCGCAACACTAACATGtttagtttcaaaaaaaataacagaaagACTACCAATTGTATCAATAAATTTGTCTAACTTCACGGTACCTCCCAACATCAAATTGGCCGATCCAAAATTCAATGTGTCTTCCGAAATTGACTTGCTCATTGGCAGCGACCTATTTTGGTCATTATTATCAGTTGGGCAAATTGCAGCCAATCGCAAGGGTCCAATATTTCAGAAGACACAATTGGGTTGGATAGTTGGAGGTCACAATTATAGTTGGAAAAACCCAACGGCGGTTTGCACGTTTTCCCAAGTCGAAAACGACATTCAGAAATTTTGGCAAATTGAACAATTTGACACGGGTTCAGGTGTAATAAAATCTGCCGACAATATTTGCTGCGAGCAACAATACCGGGAGTCTGTCTGTCGCCAACCAAATGGTCGTTTTATGGTTAAATTACCCTTAACTCAGAAAAGGCCGGTCCTGGGTGAAAGCCGACAGGCAGCAATAAAACGACTTAAGGCGGTAGAgcacaaattttcaaaagatCCCAAATTGAAAGCGGATTATACCGCCTTCATGAACGAATACCTGAAATTGTCGCACATGCAGATCATAAACGACAGGTTGGAGCCGGACAATTGTTACTATCTGCCGCACCATCCGGTATACAAACGTAACGACAATCAATCGGCAATTCGGGTGGTTTTCGACGGTTCTGCGAAAAGCACCAACGGTCTGTCATTAAACGATAACTTGCTCACGGGAGAAATGCTTCAGGAGGAATTATTCGCGATATTGACCAGATTTCGTACACACCAGTATGTTCTAACTGCAGACATCGCGAAAATGTACCGAATGATTGACATTCACCCGGAACATCGCGATTATCAAAGGATCGTGTGGAAGTTCAGTCCAGAGGAACCAATCAAAACGTATCAATTAAATACGGTTACCTACgggatgacgtcatcaccattcCTTGCAATTCGGACGTTACAAGAATTAGCGCGAAGCGAAGCCAAAAATTTTCCTAACTCGTATAAAATGATTTTGCGGGACTTCTATGTCGATGATTTACTAACCGGGTCGTCAACAGTAGAAGAATTACACAAAATTCGCGATGATGTCACTGAAATTTTACGTAGGGGTGGTTTTGAGCTACGCAAATTTCGAACAAATGAACCACAACGGAATAAAtcagaaaaacaagaattaTTATCTCTTGCACcccaaacaaacaaaaaaacattaggGTTATTGTGGGACAATCAACATGATGTCATTACCTTTGCATACAATGACATGTCGATAAGTCGTAAAATAACCAAACGCACTGTGCTCAGCACTATTTCCCATTTATTTGATCCCATCGGATTAATTACCCCAGTAACGGTCACagccaaaattattttacaaagaaTTTGGTCACTCAAGTTAGATTGGGATGAATCTCTCCCTCTCGATCTGCATACCACATGGGTTGCATTTCTAAGGGATTTCCAATTTATTAATCAGGTCCAAATACCGAGGAAAATCATCAGTGATCGGTATCCTGTCAACATGCAGATTCACGGGTTTAGCGATGCCAGTCAATTGTCATACGGGGCATGTGTCTATCTTCGATGCACCATGGTTGACGGTACACACAGTTCGAATTTAATTTGTTCAAAAAACAGAGTGGCGCCGTTACGTCCAACAACGATACCACGATTGGAATTATGTGCAGCCGTTTTGTTGATACaattaatatcaaaattaaagaTAACATTAAATTTGCCCATCTCCAAATATTCTTACTGgacagattctcaaattgtgaTTGCATGGATAAAAACTGAAccacacaaattaaaaacattcattGCTAATCGCACATCaaaaattcaggaatcaaGCGACATGTCAGATTGGTcatataccgggacatttttttaa